The DNA window CTGCTTTCTTAAGATAGGATTTAAAATCTGTCTCCGGATTTACCTGTTCTTTATCTTTATCCTGCTGAGTGCGGTAAGGTGTTGCCCCCATCACAAAAATACTGGTCCCGTTCATTACCCTGCTGGCTACCCGTTGTTCACCTGCATAATAATGCTTGGTATACCGGTCATCTGAAGTTACAGAGATGTAAGCATTAGGATAAAGTTTATACGCATCAACAGCAAGCCCTGAACTGATCAGCGATCCGTTTTGATAAAGGTCAGATTTTTCTTTCAGGTTGTACTTGATAATCCTGTCGCTTTTATCATCATAGGTATGGTACTGGAACACACCCTGCTCCGGAGCATAATACGCCTTCAGCCTATCCTGTTCATCCCAGAACATGGTGTTACCACCTTCGGTTTTAGTATTGTGAAACACAGGATTTCCGTTGAAATCATACGTAAAAGCTTCTGAACTCCCGTTCTGCTGATTGGTAACTGTTTCCACCATATGCGTTCCTTTGATATACTGATATGAATGATCATACGTATTGGAAGCATTGTTCATCCCATCCTGATAATGGCTCTGACGTTTGGATAAAATCCCACCTGACAGGTTATAGTCTAATCTCAAACCGAAATCGGACTGGCTAACTGAATAGGGAGAACCATCCTTTTCACCAAATGTACCTTCAGCCCTGTTAAGCCTATTGAGTTGATCGTACGAATACCGGTGACTGTATAAACCACCCATTTCATTTGGTGACTTTGGCGCTTTATTATAAATATCAGTGATATTTCCTACAAAATCATATTGGTATCCATTAGCTAGAAGATCATTTCCTGCATTATTCTTTAATATATGGGAATCAAGTCTTCTGTTCGTCGGCAGGTACTGGAATTCAGATCGGGTATCATTTCCGAAATCTATGGACAGGCGCTGGCCGTAATGATCATAGGTTATATTTTTGACATATTCATAACCACCGGCATTGAAGAATTTTCTGAGATTCCCTCCAAGATCGTATTCATAGCTTACATTTTCTCCGTCAGGATACATAATATTCCTGATACGGCTCCAGCTGTCATAAGTATACTGCGTTACAAAGCCCATTGCCGGCGCGTTATACGGATATACGGATCTGTTTTCTTCAACCACTTCGCCCAGTCTTCCATATTTGAACTGTGTGTCTCCGGAACTGTCATACTTTCTTATGACTCTTGCCGTACCATTTCCTGTACCCGCAGCACCGTATACATACTTTACGTTAGAAGGGTTTCCACTGCCGTTGGCAAGATCGGGGTACCGTATGGATGCAAGCCTGTTGTAGGAATAATTGTATTTAACATAGGGTGTTGAAATAGAAGGGTCCCCCAGGAGATTCGACGTAAAATATCGGATTAAGTTACTCGCTTTATCATATTCAAGCCTCGTTGCTCCATGATCCGGATGGATATTCCTTGTTCTCCTTCCTGCTAAATCATATTCATAATTAATTTGAATACTCTGTGGATCTATTACTCCCGTAAGCTGTCCCAACAGGTCATATCTGTAGAAAGTATCCTGTGCCTGGGCATTCAGATAATTAGTATTCTGTACTGTTTGTCCTTCAGCATTCTTATACGTCTCGGATTTAAGCTGAACGAGAGAGTTCTGCATTTCCTTTACTGTGGTTTTCAGTAAAGACCCTATCATCCCGTACTCAAAGTCTATAGCATGATTGTCTTCATCGATCTGCTGAACAGCCCTGTTCCTCACATCATACACGGTAGAAGTATAATATCCCGCAACGCCTGTGTTGAATTTAATATTATAGTTAGTACCACTGCTGATTGCTGAAGGGTCCTTACCTTCATATGTAGGGTGATACTGCTTCACAGCCCTTCCATACAGGTCGTACAAAGTAGTTCCTGAAATGCTCATCCTTTCTTCCGCATCAACTTCTATATCCTTTTTAGACTGCACTACCCTTCCCAGACCGTCTGCAATATTTATTGTTTCAATAGGGTTTTGCGGATGCTGCGGATCATAATTTCTTGTGATGGCGCCAAACAGATATCTTTGGGTATTATTGGCTGCGCTGAAAGGAGACATGAAATACTCATAATTTACAGTATAAGGAAGTCCGTCCGCGGCCTCATTAGGAGCCAGGATCGAGGTAATTCTTCCTCTTGTATCATACTGATACGTCATGATGTTACCTGTAATATCTTTAGACTGTGTCAGTACATCAAACCAAGGATCATAGATTGAACTGGATTTCACATTAAAACTGTCCGTTACCTGAACAACATATTTATTCTGTGTAGCATCATACTGATAGGTCAGCACATAGTTCTGATTATTTTCATTCGGAGGATAGGTAACCTGAGCAATATTGCCATATGCATCATATTTTATCTTGGTATCCGCATTTTCGCCTGCATTAAGTTTTACGGTGACCCTTTCAATATTCCCCGTATTGGCGTCAGCCTGTGTTTCCCTGTGCCTTAGCAATATAGTTCCGGAGGTTCCGTTGTATACATCGATCGACTTGGGTACATCAATAATATTATTTAATAAGGTAGTATGATACGTAATTTTAGTATTATAAGCGGTGGACGGACTCTGATATATATATCCCGTAACCTGGCCTTTGGCATTATAAGCCATTCTTGTTGTGGTGAGGATACTGCCTCCGTTTTCGTATACCCAGTTTTTAGAAGTGTCCAGTAAGACCGTTGCCATTTTCCGGCCCTCTTTTCCTCCGGTATCAAATGAATCGGTGATAGGAGAAGTCTGGGTGATATCAATCTGAGTATTGTTATTTTTAAACTTGTAGAATTTATAGGTATCTTCCTTCATGGACAGCAAACTGGATGTCCCTCCGAAAATTTCGGTTTTTCTTAATATACCATTGGAAAAATAACTGTTGTTATAGAAAGTTTGCTTTGAAGACCGGTACACATTATTGCTTCCATCTATTTCCTTCGTCGTTACCGTATCAAATCCAAAGTAATCTCTTTCTCTTCTGTCATATCTAGATGTTCCGTATTCAAACTGCGTTTGCATGTCCTTACCCGGTGTAGACACAAGATAGTTTCCGGAATTTACATCAGGATTAATCACCGTAACTTTACTCATCACCATTTTTCCATGGGGATTGCTGTAATTTGCTTTTTTGAATTCATAATCAATCATGAATTTGTTCAGCGGCATACGGTTATAAATACTGGTTGCACTTTTCAGCTTATTGGTTTTTCCGATATTGGAATAGTTAACCGTTAAACCGTCTGCTTTGGAAATTACAAGATCGGCAAATCCGTCACCATTCATATCTTTGAATGTCTTATCCACTTCTGAAATAGAGATACCGGCATTGGTGCTGACATCGAATCCTATTTTAAAATAAATCAGCGGAAGAATGATAAAAGGTGGAATGAATAACCATACAATAGGTATATTTTTATAAAAATGTACACCCAGGTTAGCAGATCCGTTGTATGTTTTAGACTCATTGTTGAAATCTACTCCTCCTCCGTTTTTAGAGAGGGTAACCTCCTGTGAAAATTTATTTCCCAGATTATATCTTACTCTGGTTGAATTGCTTCCTATAATTAGTACATCCAGCAACCCATCTCCGTTGATATCTTCAAATGTAGTATTGGATGATCCGAAAGAGGCTGAAGCACTGGCTCCCACACTTACCGGGAAGCTTGATACGGATGAGGTATCAAACCCTATGGATGCTGATCCAACCGGATGGGAGGCAAAAGTGCTGAAGTTAGCGAAGGTCTCTGCATTGGCACTGATTCCATTACCGGTATTCAGGAAATATTTCATGTTGGAATCTGCTGCAGTAATACGGTCTGCAAGGCCATCCCCATTAAGATCCATCCAATAAGCCTCATTGGCATCTTTGGCATCATAACTTGCCGTAACACCTGTAGACCATGGTGAAGAAACATCTGTAGTCGCAGTTCCCGGCACATTGATGACAATACCTGAAAATCCCGTCACTCCGGGAATATTCATAATTCCGCCCCTGTACATGGCTCCCACAGTTTTATGGCTTACCGGAGAGTACTGTGCAGAAACGCTGTTCTGATAGCTCTTGGTATTGGTTAGGTATCCATTAACATAAGAATTAACAAGTCCTCCGAGTCCTCCCGTAGAGTTGGTTACCTGCATTTTGTCTGTATACACTATATCAGGATAACCGTCGCCGTTCATATCCATATAGTCCTGAAGGTCTACACTTCCCATTCCAACCAGTTTGGATTTGGAATTGCTTACGGTAACAAATAAACTTCCGCTTAGGGTTGAAGTAAGAGATTTGCTGTAATGCTTCTTGTTGATCGCATACATTTTGGTATCAACATTCCCCTGAACCACTGTATCCGAAAGATCGGGGTCTACGGTCTGAGGATTGTAGAAATCACTTACAGTTTCATCATCCTTAAAGGAATCTGCCATAGAATACTGTTCCGGCCCGTAACCTACCCATTTCTCCACATTGCCTACCTTAATAGGATCCATGGATTTTATCGGCTGCATCTGTACTGTGTTTGAAGACTGGTAGAAATTACTGTTATTAATCTGATCCGCCATACACTGGGCCACCACATTCTGATAGTCGGCAGTATTGGTAGGAATATTATTGCATGTGGAATAATTGAGATTAACGGGCAGGTTAACTTCTGAAAATTTATCAATATTGATCAATCTTCCGTAATTATCATAAGGGGTGTTCAGATTGTAGTTGTAACCATCTTCTCCTTCTTTTACCTGAATAACATCCGCACCTTCATTATACAGGAACTGCGTCCAGTTGTTGTAAAACTGGCCTACCTGATTTAATGATGTAGAATTGAGTGAGGTATGGTTAACTCCGGCTAGTACGGTATTGTTTGAACCGTAATATATTTTAAATGTATTGTAAGGCAGATAAGCTTTGTAGAGGTCATAATCCTGTTTCCTGTTATAATATACCTGAATGGTGATTCTCTGATCCACAGGAATCGTATTGTTCTGCAGATCTCCGGTGTAAACTGGAATGGGTACAATCCCGGAAACCGTCTGGTTATTGGTCATGTCAGTTTCAATGACATTTACGCCATTATTTACAGTAATGGCTATTCGCCTTTTACCGAGTACGGTATTTCCTTTCTTAATAATATAATAGAACGTTCCCGGGTTGATCCCTGAAGTTCCGATCGGAATACTCTTATTAAAAGAGATTCCATAGGTAACATTGCCTGCAGGGAAAGAGGTTGCAAGATCTTTTATATTGACTTTCTTACCCATTTCCTTAATGTGGAAAGACGGGTATTCTGCAATACCTTTATAGTTTTTAACAGGTCCGCCGGCTTGCGGCGTAAACGTAACATCAATATTGTTCCAGTTGCTGTTTTTAAAAACCATATGAGAATCCGTAACTACCTTAAACTGCAATACTTCATCTGCACTGATATTCACATTATTTAAGGTTACAGCCGGAGTTACAAATGGAATGTTAGACTGAACATATGTATTGGATGTGTATAAAGGAGTTTCTGCATCGGTAACGGTGTTCAGTTTGGATATTTTGAAAACCATATCGTCCGTAGACTTCGGGAAAGATACCGTTGGTACAGCAATATTTACAGTTCCGTTTTCACTGAATGTAAGCGGCTTAGAGTTATTATTCAGAAGGAAGTTATCTGAATAGGTCCCGTTATTCATGTAAAATCCGCTTTGCTCTTCTTCTTCGTTGTTCGGTATAACGGTTCCGGTTATATTATCTACATATTCGACTTTAGGATTGGTAAAAACCCTGAAGTTTTTATCTTCTCTTTTATGAAGCCTTACAAAAACCTTATCACCGGATTTTACAAACAGACGTCCGGTATTATCGCTACCCAGGTGATTGGTAGTAGCCGGCGGCATCATCTGAATTTGGCTGAAGAAGGTGTTATAATTCGTAATGACGATATTTTGATGTACTCCGGTAGTCAGCTCAGTTAAATACATCCTGCTGTTTTTACCGGGAATTGATGGGGAAAGCATCTCTATGGAATATACAGCTTTTGCTCCGGTCACATTTTCAACTTCAATCTCATCTGTGATTTTAATATTCCCATCTTTTGGGGCTACCCACATCTTCACCACATCATTTTTCGAAATGGTGTGCCATCCTTCCATAGGGGAAGCATGCTCCACAGCAGCATCGGCAACCACAACCATATTTTCGGTCTGATCACTGAATTTGGTCATCTGATTGACGCCTCCGCTAAGTTTATTGAACCAGACTTCCCCGTCTTTCACCACATCCATTAAGCCGTCGGAATTAGCATCCGTAAGATAAACAGGGGTATTGCTTTTACTGGTAGACCACATTTGTGAAAAATTAAACCCTATTCCAAATACCTTCATTCCCACATCGTATCCTATATTATCGGTTTTTGTCGATGTCTGGGAAAAGTTACTTTGAAGATTGGATATCTGTTTTGGGCTTCCAAAGATGAGTGACCCGGAATCAAGAGATCCGGAACTTACAAAAAGACCTGTATTGGGTTTTCTGTAAATGATATCCTGAATTCCGTCTCCGTCAAAATCAACAAGCTGCTGGGCTTTTTTGGCATCAGCATTAGACATCCCGAGATTGAATGATCCCTGCGCATGTCCGAAGGGATTCTGGGTAGGCCACAGAATACTGATTCCTATACCCGGAACCCTACCGTGAACACCCCATTCAAAAGTATAATTGGCACTGATCTTTGACGGGGAAAGCGATGCGGGTAATACCGGAAATGCATTGGCTACACTGGCATTTACACTGCTGTCGGCCGAAAAATTACTCCCATTGCTCAATATATCATTGTAATATTCCAGGTCATAGCGGGATGCCTGGCTTCCGTTCTTATCCAATTCATAAATGCTTTGGAGAAGCGTTTTGAAAAACTCTCCTGTAGCATAATTCAACTGGTAACTTCTGATCGTCTGCCCGTTATATTTTACATAAATCTTATTCAGTTTGTATGGCTCAATCCTTTTCACTCCCTGCTTGGCATTGATGCTGATATCCTGCCTGGTTACCGATGCTTCCCTTTCAAATTCTACAGAATAAAGTCCATCTGCCCCATCTTTTCCTGTATATACAATACGCTGGATATGAAAAACATTTCCGTTATTAAGGTTGGCATTGTCTCCGCTGAAACCATTCTGATTTGCATTTTCATAATAATAAATAATATTATTCTTATGGGTATCCTCTACCTTCCAGATAGCCCACTGTACAATATCTCCTGCAGGTGTTGTTACGACAGACTGGGAGTTCACACTGCTTTCATCACCTCCATAGTAGGTTTTTGTACCATCTGTGGAAGTTATCACCCAACGGTATTCTTTTGTCGTGGCTCCATAACGTTCGATTTTTATAAAATTGTGATTTCTCCTCAGGAAAAACACTTTCTTGTTGTTTGCAAAAAGTTCGTTTCTCTTTTGTTTATTGGTCGTATAGACACCACTTGTTTCATCAATATCATTATGCCTGTGAGGAAGGTAGCTGCCATCGTATACCAGCATTTCGCCATTCAAAGAATAAAGTTCAGTTTCATTGGCTGAATCAAATGTTGGGCTCCCCCATCTTGTATCAATATTGATTGAGGAAAGGCCGCTTACATCCCATCCTTCTCCCATCCATCCGTTTCCGCTGCTGCTGCTGTAGGCAATAGACAAGCCGGGCTGCATTCCTTTTCTTCCGGAAGGAATTACGATCGGGTAGGAAACATTGGCATCTCCTTTCTGGTTTGCCGTAGGCGGAGATATAAACTGTGTTGCAGCGGTTGGATCTCCTGCTTTTAATCCGCTCATGCTTGTGGGTGAAAAAGCATTGGTCTGAGGGGATTCAGGTACTGAAATAATACCATTGATGTAATCATTATCCCCTTTGGTTTCCAAAGTAACCGTTTTTGATTTCTCATCAACGACTGCAGATTTTTCTATTACCCATTGTCTTTTACTATAATCAAAATAAAACACCCTGATATCCTTTGGGGATATTAACCCTAACCTTTTCTGATCATAAGGAATTGTTATTTTGATCTTCTTATCAAGTTTTCCGGCCACTACGGATACCCTGTAAGCTGCCTGATCTGCACTAATATTTTTTATACCGCCGGACACCACCGGAAAGTCTTTTTCTCTTAACTTAGAAAATTCAACAGACGCCGATGAAGATGTTTCTTTTTCGATGGTGGCTTTTATATCACCATAACTTACAGCATACTCTTTATCTTTTGAAATTTCCACAGTTCTTGAAACCGGATATTCAGAATGGATAACCTTGAAAGCATCCTTTTTCTCAGGAATTTTGTAAACATTTACAGCGCCCCCTGAAGTAACGGTGTATGCTCCCGACAACTGGTCATTACCAGTCATCTCAAAAGTTTTTTCAAACTCTCCGTTTTTTACAAAAACCGTTTCGTTGTTCACTATGACTGAAGCTGACAAAACATTACTCCCTTTTACATAGAGCGTCTGACCGGATGCGGCAGAACTGATATTCATACCTGTCGCTTTTTTGTCTTTTTCAAAAACAAGCCTGAGGTTCTTAACTTTGTATTTTACCCCTGCTGCCGGTGATGTAAAAAGGATCGTATTACTACCATGTTTAATAAACTCTGCACCAATTTTCTCTCTCTGATGCGTCCATACAGTATTGGCTACCACAATACTGCCTCCGATGGCAATATTATGATTAATGGATCTGGGAACAGACTCATGGGAAGCCAGACCAAAAAGATCATATTCCAAATAAACAGCCGTATTTCCCGATTTTGCAGGAACATTAACCGTAAAAAAATTATCTGAAATCTGATCTTCTTCCTGATCTGAAAATGTTCCGATAATCCCTTGCTTTTCTGCTGAATCGTAGGCTATACTATTCCCAGAGAAGAAAGTATTATAGGAAGTTTTATTACTTTCGTTAGCTGAGTCCTGCAGATTTGAAGCTAAGCTATCTTTTATTCCTGAGGAAACTTCTTTTTTCTTAACATCTGAATCCTCCGCAGAAGCCTTTTCTTCCACAGTGTTTTCCGATTAGCTGATGTCTTTTTCATCCTTCCACTCGTCTATCAGCTCTTTTTTAAATTCCCTGACTTTTAGTTTATCCTGCCTTGTAAAGCTTGCAAACACAAACATACAGGCAAAGAAACACACAAGGAGGCATGACTTCTTGGTAAAAGGAAACCGAATATCTTTTATTTTCATGGTTATGTTTTAATCTACGATTAGTTTAAATGTTTTAAGGATTTTTCCGTTCTGGGTAAGGATAATCAGATAAGAGCTCTGAATTCCGAGATGGTTTACATAAGACCTGGCATTCCTGTCTACCTTATCCAGAACCACCAGCCTGCCGCCACCGTCATATACTGATACGGATAGGTTTTCCATAGGAGGGAATACAATGGTAAAGTTCTGGTCTTTCTTAACAGGATTAGGATACAGGTTTATTTTGCTGATATCCAGAGACAGCTGATCAGCCGAGATTTCTGAATTTATTACGGAGCCAGAATTTCCACCTTCCTTATTGTTTAACGGACTTACCGCGAAAGTAAAATGAGCTGTCTGTATGGAATTTAATGCCTTCTTAAAGTCAACTTTACTGAATGTTACAAACCCTTCGTTCTCCGCACCCTGGATTCTCACCCATTCACCATTATCTTTCTTGAAAAGCATCCAGTAATTCAGCGGCAATGATCTTGGATTAACAGTATTTTTATTAACTCTTACTGTATAATTGTCCTTTGGGATATTGTTTCCTGTGAAACTGATCTCCCAATTTCTCTCAAGAATATCCAATCCCCTATCTACTGTAAATGACATTCCTTTATTGTCATCCGACCACATCACAAAATTATGATCGTCTATCGCTGATGCATTATCGGCATTTGTCCGGTTGATGTCATTCATACCAATAGTCAGGAACAAATCTGCCTGGTTAGAAGACTGTTTCTGATAAAGCTCGTTACCGTCATCCCTGCCTAATCCGGTCGCCCTGTAAAGGTAGTCTTTGTGCTTTTCGGGGTCCCAGATGACCTTTTCGTCACTGGAATAGTATATGCCCTTATCTAAAGAAATTCCATATTTGATGGCCAGGTAGGAGTGAATTTTATTCAGTTCCATTTTCTTAGCTTTCCTGGGAATGAAAATCATTTCGTAAAGATTCTGATCGGACAGCTTAATCATCAGGCTGTCAGTCTTGCCTTTTTTTGGATCTGCATGAGCTGCAAATGAAAAAAAACTCGGCCTTTTACGCAGCTCAATATTTTTGTCTTTATAAGAATCCCGGAAAACAGTATTGGATAGAACTATCTTCTGACCCTCATTATTCCAGATCAATTCATCCTCTTTGGAGGAATGTACAACTGCAAGAGTATAACTTTTATTCTTGTCATATTTAATCTTGCCATTGACCAGCTGGTGCTCAATGCCACAATGGAAATTAAGCAGTTTTTCATCTTTACACTGATGGGAAGCCCGGGAATCTGTCTTTACTTTTTCCCAAAGCTGAATATCGGATTGTACAAGCTGGCAGGATGCAGAAATGCCATAAAAGAAAAACAGGCCAATCAAAAATTTGTTTTTTATACAGGTATCAGTCATAAAACTCAGGATTTAAGATCATGGATATTAAAATATTTTAAAGCAACAATTACTATTAAATAAAACCTAATAAAAAACCTGAAAAAAGATGGATAAAATAATGATAAGAACTTTTAATCATAAGAGTTTTATGGATTAGTTTTATTTTTCGTAAAAGTAATAAAAAAAATTACTCACACAACATTTATTTATTAACAAAAGCTTAACGATGATTAAATTAACATTAATACTAATTTAAAACATTGATAATCAACACTATATTTTACTTATTTTTTGCAAAAAACAAATTTTTAAT is part of the Chryseobacterium camelliae genome and encodes:
- a CDS encoding SpvB/TcaC N-terminal domain-containing protein, with product MEEKASAEDSDVKKKEVSSGIKDSLASNLQDSANESNKTSYNTFFSGNSIAYDSAEKQGIIGTFSDQEEDQISDNFFTVNVPAKSGNTAVYLEYDLFGLASHESVPRSINHNIAIGGSIVVANTVWTHQREKIGAEFIKHGSNTILFTSPAAGVKYKVKNLRLVFEKDKKATGMNISSAASGQTLYVKGSNVLSASVIVNNETVFVKNGEFEKTFEMTGNDQLSGAYTVTSGGAVNVYKIPEKKDAFKVIHSEYPVSRTVEISKDKEYAVSYGDIKATIEKETSSSASVEFSKLREKDFPVVSGGIKNISADQAAYRVSVVAGKLDKKIKITIPYDQKRLGLISPKDIRVFYFDYSKRQWVIEKSAVVDEKSKTVTLETKGDNDYINGIISVPESPQTNAFSPTSMSGLKAGDPTAATQFISPPTANQKGDANVSYPIVIPSGRKGMQPGLSIAYSSSSGNGWMGEGWDVSGLSSINIDTRWGSPTFDSANETELYSLNGEMLVYDGSYLPHRHNDIDETSGVYTTNKQKRNELFANNKKVFFLRRNHNFIKIERYGATTKEYRWVITSTDGTKTYYGGDESSVNSQSVVTTPAGDIVQWAIWKVEDTHKNNIIYYYENANQNGFSGDNANLNNGNVFHIQRIVYTGKDGADGLYSVEFEREASVTRQDISINAKQGVKRIEPYKLNKIYVKYNGQTIRSYQLNYATGEFFKTLLQSIYELDKNGSQASRYDLEYYNDILSNGSNFSADSSVNASVANAFPVLPASLSPSKISANYTFEWGVHGRVPGIGISILWPTQNPFGHAQGSFNLGMSNADAKKAQQLVDFDGDGIQDIIYRKPNTGLFVSSGSLDSGSLIFGSPKQISNLQSNFSQTSTKTDNIGYDVGMKVFGIGFNFSQMWSTSKSNTPVYLTDANSDGLMDVVKDGEVWFNKLSGGVNQMTKFSDQTENMVVVADAAVEHASPMEGWHTISKNDVVKMWVAPKDGNIKITDEIEVENVTGAKAVYSIEMLSPSIPGKNSRMYLTELTTGVHQNIVITNYNTFFSQIQMMPPATTNHLGSDNTGRLFVKSGDKVFVRLHKREDKNFRVFTNPKVEYVDNITGTVIPNNEEEEQSGFYMNNGTYSDNFLLNNNSKPLTFSENGTVNIAVPTVSFPKSTDDMVFKISKLNTVTDAETPLYTSNTYVQSNIPFVTPAVTLNNVNISADEVLQFKVVTDSHMVFKNSNWNNIDVTFTPQAGGPVKNYKGIAEYPSFHIKEMGKKVNIKDLATSFPAGNVTYGISFNKSIPIGTSGINPGTFYYIIKKGNTVLGKRRIAITVNNGVNVIETDMTNNQTVSGIVPIPVYTGDLQNNTIPVDQRITIQVYYNRKQDYDLYKAYLPYNTFKIYYGSNNTVLAGVNHTSLNSTSLNQVGQFYNNWTQFLYNEGADVIQVKEGEDGYNYNLNTPYDNYGRLINIDKFSEVNLPVNLNYSTCNNIPTNTADYQNVVAQCMADQINNSNFYQSSNTVQMQPIKSMDPIKVGNVEKWVGYGPEQYSMADSFKDDETVSDFYNPQTVDPDLSDTVVQGNVDTKMYAINKKHYSKSLTSTLSGSLFVTVSNSKSKLVGMGSVDLQDYMDMNGDGYPDIVYTDKMQVTNSTGGLGGLVNSYVNGYLTNTKSYQNSVSAQYSPVSHKTVGAMYRGGIMNIPGVTGFSGIVINVPGTATTDVSSPWSTGVTASYDAKDANEAYWMDLNGDGLADRITAADSNMKYFLNTGNGISANAETFANFSTFASHPVGSASIGFDTSSVSSFPVSVGASASASFGSSNTTFEDINGDGLLDVLIIGSNSTRVRYNLGNKFSQEVTLSKNGGGVDFNNESKTYNGSANLGVHFYKNIPIVWLFIPPFIILPLIYFKIGFDVSTNAGISISEVDKTFKDMNGDGFADLVISKADGLTVNYSNIGKTNKLKSATSIYNRMPLNKFMIDYEFKKANYSNPHGKMVMSKVTVINPDVNSGNYLVSTPGKDMQTQFEYGTSRYDRRERDYFGFDTVTTKEIDGSNNVYRSSKQTFYNNSYFSNGILRKTEIFGGTSSLLSMKEDTYKFYKFKNNNTQIDITQTSPITDSFDTGGKEGRKMATVLLDTSKNWVYENGGSILTTTRMAYNAKGQVTGYIYQSPSTAYNTKITYHTTLLNNIIDVPKSIDVYNGTSGTILLRHRETQADANTGNIERVTVKLNAGENADTKIKYDAYGNIAQVTYPPNENNQNYVLTYQYDATQNKYVVQVTDSFNVKSSSIYDPWFDVLTQSKDITGNIMTYQYDTRGRITSILAPNEAADGLPYTVNYEYFMSPFSAANNTQRYLFGAITRNYDPQHPQNPIETINIADGLGRVVQSKKDIEVDAEERMSISGTTLYDLYGRAVKQYHPTYEGKDPSAISSGTNYNIKFNTGVAGYYTSTVYDVRNRAVQQIDEDNHAIDFEYGMIGSLLKTTVKEMQNSLVQLKSETYKNAEGQTVQNTNYLNAQAQDTFYRYDLLGQLTGVIDPQSIQINYEYDLAGRRTRNIHPDHGATRLEYDKASNLIRYFTSNLLGDPSISTPYVKYNYSYNRLASIRYPDLANGSGNPSNVKYVYGAAGTGNGTARVIRKYDSSGDTQFKYGRLGEVVEENRSVYPYNAPAMGFVTQYTYDSWSRIRNIMYPDGENVSYEYDLGGNLRKFFNAGGYEYVKNITYDHYGQRLSIDFGNDTRSEFQYLPTNRRLDSHILKNNAGNDLLANGYQYDFVGNITDIYNKAPKSPNEMGGLYSHRYSYDQLNRLNRAEGTFGEKDGSPYSVSQSDFGLRLDYNLSGGILSKRQSHYQDGMNNASNTYDHSYQYIKGTHMVETVTNQQNGSSEAFTYDFNGNPVFHNTKTEGGNTMFWDEQDRLKAYYAPEQGVFQYHTYDDKSDRIIKYNLKEKSDLYQNGSLISSGLAVDAYKLYPNAYISVTSDDRYTKHYYAGEQRVASRVMNGTSIFVMGATPYRTQQDKDKEQVNPETDFKSYLKKAGLDSSQVALELAKGPGSQSDVYYLHGDHLGTATYVTNSNAETTQFFLNLPFGETMAEQMTGAYDNPYKFNAKELDMETGLYYYGARYYNPRLSIWYAVDPLAVYNPVMETQFYGDGQHNGGVFYCGNLNPYIYTYQNPIKYIDPNGKQTFFMQTRSFAPFNTFGGGFEGDGDNRKFSTNLSNTYRIAATAKVNLDNKNMTITPHTTHSDWLGTKFSSATSPTNVEGSNAYSGNKQSFYVHMFGKNKALLWGLVSPDIDASVSFNVSKIVKGQSFDIEGQVFGDKFPSNETFITDLNGNSIFLGVSGADGSPFTSLAGDNYRPMSSFKFKVLLNSNDTFKGVNYRGKNYTLNQWNSQFQKLNPQDGSVQSGKAAK
- a CDS encoding T9SS type A sorting domain-containing protein encodes the protein MIGLFFFYGISASCQLVQSDIQLWEKVKTDSRASHQCKDEKLLNFHCGIEHQLVNGKIKYDKNKSYTLAVVHSSKEDELIWNNEGQKIVLSNTVFRDSYKDKNIELRKRPSFFSFAAHADPKKGKTDSLMIKLSDQNLYEMIFIPRKAKKMELNKIHSYLAIKYGISLDKGIYYSSDEKVIWDPEKHKDYLYRATGLGRDDGNELYQKQSSNQADLFLTIGMNDINRTNADNASAIDDHNFVMWSDDNKGMSFTVDRGLDILERNWEISFTGNNIPKDNYTVRVNKNTVNPRSLPLNYWMLFKKDNGEWVRIQGAENEGFVTFSKVDFKKALNSIQTAHFTFAVSPLNNKEGGNSGSVINSEISADQLSLDISKINLYPNPVKKDQNFTIVFPPMENLSVSVYDGGGRLVVLDKVDRNARSYVNHLGIQSSYLIILTQNGKILKTFKLIVD